The Limisphaerales bacterium genomic sequence GGTTTGCCTTTACCTCATGCCAACATTTTGAGAGCGGCTACTTCAACGGCTACCCGCACATGGCGAAGGAGGATCTCGATCTCATTGTGCATTTGGGCGATTACATTTATGAGTATCGCGGTGCTGACAACCGGCCGCGCAAGCATCTGGGCGGGGAGATCGAGACACTGGATGAGTATCGCACGCGCTACGCGCAGTACCGGCTGGACCCGATGTTGGCCGAGGCGCACCGGCTCTTCCCATGGCTCGTGACCTGGGATGACCACGAGTTCGACAACAACTACGCGGACCTCGTCTCTGAAGAGGAAGGCATCGCGCCGGAGAAATTTCTGGCCCGCCGGATGAATGCCTATCAGGCCTACTACGAATTCATGCCACTGCGTCGCCGGTCATTTCCGCAGGGGCCGCACATGACGCTCTATCGCGGCTGTCCGTACGGGCGGTTGGCGAATTTTCACGTGCTCGACACGCGCCAGTACCGCACCGATCAACCCAACGGCGACCATCAAAAACCGATGGTCGGCAAAGCGCTCGACCCGCAAGCCACTATGCTCGGTGCCCGACAGGAGCATTGGTTGATGCAAAGTTTGGCGCAGTCCACGGCGACTTGGAATGTATTGGCGCAGCAAGTGATGATGGCTCCGCTCAATCGCGGCGAGGGCGAGGATGCACGCTACAGCATGGACCAATGGCCCGGCTACGAGGTCAGCCGGCGACGGTTGCTGAAGTTTTTCCATGAACGCCGCGTGCCCAACCCGGTGGTGTTGACCGGCGATATCCACGTGAACTGGGTGACTGATCTGCAGCTGGATTTTCAGGCGGATAACTCGCCGGTGGTCGGCACTGAATTTGTCGGCACGGCGATGTCCTCCGGCGGCAACGGCGGCAACCGTATCACCGAGTACGAACGCGCCGCGGCGCAAAATGAGTTCGTGCGCTATTACAATTCCAACCGCGGCTACGTGTCTTGTGAACTGACCCCCCAAACCTGGACCACCCATTTCCGAACCACACCGTTCGTCGACAAGCCCGGTTCCCCGATCGTCAACCAAGCCAGTTTCATCGTCGAGAACGGCCGCCCCGGCGCTAAACGCGCTTAGGTCTTTCTTTCCGAAACTGTGTTGGTGAAGCAAAGCGAGCCCACGGACGTTGCCCTCGTCGGCTGCTCCATTTCCGGATTGCCAACAGGGGCCGGCTCAAGGTCTGATGCGTTTTTGGCATGCGACATCTCTCATTCATTTTTCTCTCCGTCATCTTTTCGAACGTCTTTGGGCTTTGTGGGGCTCAGCCGTCTGCGCCCAAGGGCATTTCGTTTACCAAAATTGATGGCCGGCATTGGCTGACGTCTCCGGATGGTCAGCCGTTTTTCGCGCACGGCATCACGCACGTGAACAATACCCGGATAAAGATCGACTTCGCGAAGTTTTCCAAAGCCTGCAAGGCGGTGGGCTTTAACGCCTACGGATACGGTTGCCCGGAACAACTCCGTGGCGATATGCCGTTCATCGAGAGCTGGAATCATCTCGTGCCCATTTCTTATTATCGGGGCAAAGACAACATCCTGTTCCTCGACATTTTTGATCCCAAGATTCAGGCCAAGCTCGAAAACGGAGTGAAGGCCAATTGCTTTCGCAGTCGTAACAATCCCAATGTCATCGGCTATTGCTGGACGGATCTTGGCGCTTGGCCACTGGAAAATCCTTCGGGCAAGAACTGGGTGAATTACATCCGTAACCTGCCCGAGGATTCCGCGGGTCGTAACGCCTACCGGCAATTTCTTGGCACTTGGAAAGGCGACGACGACAAGGCTCGGGACCGGGCTTTCCTACGACTCATTGCCCGCGAATACTTCCGGGTGGTCGGCGGAGCCCAGCGCAAGTACGCCCCGGGTCGATTGGTCTTTGGCGAGCGGTTTGGCTTAAGCAAACTTCAACGCTTCAGCACGATCGCCCCAGAGGTTCTGGAGGAGATGCTCCCGTACGTGGACGGCATCGCCATCCAGCCTCCGTTCCACGGGGGATTCCCCAAGGCGGAACTCGACGCCGTGTATGAGCAAACCGGCAAACCCATTTTGCTCTGCGACTTTGCCGTGCGCTTCAAGGATGGCGACAAGGATATCCGTAGTTGGAAACCTGAGAAAGATTCCGTCGCCGCCGGCAAGGCTTATGCCGACTACGTGAAGGCGGCGCTCAAGACCGACTACATCGTTGGCGTTTTCTGGTGCAACCCGATGGACACCGCGAAAGGCTTCGGTAAACTCGGCGTGAAGCAGGGTTTTTTCGGCGAAGACCTCTCCGAACGCCCCGGTCTACATCAATCCGTGAAGGAGCTAAACGCCTTCCGCGATCAAATGACGCCCAAACGGTAGGGCGTGCCTTACGGTGCATGATTGACAATTCACCGTTCATCGCGAACGGTGCGCCCGCATCGCAAACTACTTTTTCAACACCATGAAATTACCCGCCTTCTTCCAATCCACACGCACCTTGTTGCTCACCCTCATCGGCTTGGGCGCTCTGGTGCCGGCCGCGCAGGCCGAGCGACCCAACGTGATCGTCATCATGAGCGATGACCAGGGCGGCGGCGACTACGGCTTCATGGGCAACGAGATCATTCGTACGCCCGCGCTGGACGTCATGGCCAAGCGAAGCGGATTGCTCACCAAGTTTTATGTGAGCCCCGTATGCGCGCCGACCCGCGCCAGCCTGATGACTGGGCGTTACAACTACCGCACGCGATGCGTCGACACCTACGTCGGTCGGGCGATGATGGATCCCGCCGAGGTGACCATCGCCGAACTCCTGCGCGCCGCCGAGTATCGCACCGGCATCTACGGCAAATGGCATTTGGGCGATAACTATCCCATGCGCCCCATGGACCAGGGTTTTGAGGACAGCCTCATCCATCGCGGCGGCGGCATTGGTCAACCCTCCGATCCCATCGGCGCCGAGGGCAAGTACACCGATCCGACCCTCCTCAAGAACGGCGTCGAGACTCCGATGAAAGGGTACTGCACGGACATCTATTTCGACGGCGCGATGGATTTCATCGAGGCGGCCGCTAAACGGAAGGAGAATTTTTTTACCTACATCGCCACCAATGCCCCGCACGGTCCGTACCACGACGTGCCTGAGAAACTGTATCAGGAATATCTCAAGGTCGATTTCCGACCGATCATGATTAACAAGAACCCCAGCCCGGCCCGCTTGAAGGCTGAGACCGACAAGCTCGCGCGCATCTGCGCCATGATCACCAATATCGACGAGAACGTGGGCCGTCTCTTCAAGAAACTCGACCAACTCGGCATCCGCGACAACACCATCGTCCTGTACCTCAACGACAACGGCCCCAACTCCATGCGCTACGTCGGCAACATGCGCGGCATGAAAGCGCACATCGACGACGGCGGCGTGCGCTCCCCGCTAGTGTTTCACTGGCCGGCCCAAGTGAAGGCCCGCAAGACCTCCGACGCGCTCTGCGCCCACATCGACCTCATGCCCACACTGCTTGACGCGTGCGGCGTGAAGATCCCCGCGAAGCTGAAAATCGATGGCCGCAGCTTTCTGCCTTTGCTCACCGGCGACAACGCCCCTTGGCCCAAACGACAGGTTGTGATCCAATCCCATCGCGGCAACGCGCCCCGGCTCTATCACCACTTTGCCCTCCACGAAGAACCGTGGAAGCTCGTGCACCCGACCGGCTTCGGCAAGGAAAGCTTTGCCGGCGAACCCCAGCTGGAACTCTACGATCTGAGCAAGGATCCGCGCCAACAAAACAACCTCGCCGCCGAACGCCCCAAGGTCTTTCAGCGGCTGAAGAAAGGTTACGAGGACTGGTTTGCCGACGTCAGTTCCTCTCGGCCAGACAACTATGCCCCACCGCGCATTGTGATCGGCACCAAACATGAACCGCGCTCCGTACTCACGCGACAGGATTGGCGTCACGTCACCGGCCGCCCTTGGGGCCGCGACTCCAACGGCTTCTGGTTGCTCGAAGCCCCCGAGCCCGGCACCTACGAAGTCGAAATCATTTTCAAGGAGACCTATCCCGCCGGTAAAGCCACCATCACCGTCGGCAAATCCCGCCAGCAGCTGGATCTGGCCGCCAACACAAAGCGCGGGCACCTCACGACGATGAAGCTGCCCGCCGGCAAGTTGAAGCTCTCTGTCGAAGCCGACTTCAACGGCAAAATTCAGGGTCCGCATCAAGTGATCCTAAAGCCCAATTGGTAAATTATCGCGAAATAGATTCCATAGTTAAATGAAGCAGACACTATTTTTTCTCATCTCGTTTGCATTCATAGCTAACGGGGCTTCCGAGATTAGTTTAAAGCCTGTATTTGAAAAATCTGCTGATGGAATTTTTCGTCAGAATGGAGAAATTCATTTTGGATTTGAGCTTAGTAATCTCTCGAAAAAGAAATTGGAGATTCGAGTCACATGGGAAGTGGTGACCGATCAAAAAATCCCAATTAGCAAGTCCATCCCTGCTATAATCACCGTTCAGCAGTCTGAAAAACGGGTGGTCAGATATGGCAATAAAATTTCTGAACATGGGACCCGACGGCGCCATGCTGATGGGAGGGCGACTTGACAAAGATCAAAAGACCGGACGCGGCATCGGGTGCGGCGATTGGACCTGTGCGAAGCCGGAGCATTGGCTCTTCGAAGGCACGGGGATGAAAAAAGGGGGGCTCCATCAAGGGGCTCCTCGGTTGGGAATGGCATGGCGCTCCCGCGATGGACCTTCCCGGCATGAACATTGTCGCCGAAGGCGAGGCCACCACCCACGGAAAGGTCGTCGGGAAATACAGCGCCACGCTCTACGACGGTCCCAAAGGCAACGTCGTCTTCAACGCCGCCACGATCTGGTTGGCCAATGGCTTGTCCAGCCCTCCGGGGCATAAGAACCCCTCCCGGCACGGCGTCACCCAACAAGGCCCCGACAAACGCGCGCAGCAAATTACGCATAATTTATTTAAGCGAATTATTCTGTAACCACTTAAAGACAAATGAACACTTAAAGACAAATGAAACGAAGCAACCTGATCCTCCTTACCACGCTCATGCTAGTGTGGGCCACGTCGCCACTAATTGCCGCGAGCAACCCGTTGGCTAAGCAAATCCTCAAGCTGCAACCGCAGGCCGACAAGGATGGCGATGGCAAGTTGTCCAAGGCGGAGGAAGCGGCCCTGCACAAGCTGATCCTCAAACGCTTTCCCCGAGCCGACACGGACGGCGACGGCGCTCTGTCGACCAAGGAGATGCAGGCCGTGATGCGACAAGCGGCTGCCCGGGCCAAACGGCAGGGCGGACAGAAGTCAGGCGCAGGAAAAAACCAAGCCAAAGGACTGAAGCCACCCACTCATGCCAATGTGAAATACGGCGACCACGAACGGAACGTCTTCGACATCTGGCTCGCCGACAGCACCAAGCTCACGCCGTTGGCGATCTACATTCACGGCGGAGGCTTCCGATCCGGCAGCAAGGAAAAGTTGAAATCGAACGATCTCGACAAACTCCTGAAGGCCGGCATCTCCGTGGCTGCGATCAACTATCGCTACATGTCCGTTGCCACTCCATTGCCCGCTCCCCACCACGATGCCCGTCGGGCCTTGCAGTTCATGCGCTCCAAGGCGCAGGGATGGAACATCGACAAAGAACGCGTTGCTGTCTTCGGCGGATCCGCCGGCGCACAGATCTGCATGTGGCTGGCCTTCTCCGACGAAATGGCCAAACCCGACAGCAAGGATCCCATTGAGCGAGAATCGACGCGCCTGACCTGTGTGGCCACGAGCGGTGGTCAAACCACGAACACTCACGAGTTTTGGCGGAACCTGTTTACCTCGTTGCTGGGTCCGGACATTGACTTGAAATCCTTCGCCAGTCCCTTGGAAGGCATCACCGATCCCGAACAAGCCCGAAAGGCCCAATGGGGCGCGCAGACTCTGGAGGAAGCCAACGAAATTGCCAGCCAGCACACGGCGCTCTCGAATATCTCCGCCGACGATCCGCCGATCTTCATGAGCTACGGAATGAACCCGACGGCTAAGCCTCCCACTGACAAAGGGAGGATCCGGGGCTGGGTCATCCACCACGTTAAGTTCGGTCTCGCGCTCAAGGAGAAGACCGATGCCCTCAAACACGAAGCCCATCTGAAATACCCCGGCGCTGAATTGAAATACCAATCACAGGTCGAATTCTTCGTGGACAAACTGTTAAAGAAATAACGTGCCAATGAAACGAATGATGATCCTCACCGTATCCATTCTGTTGTTTTGTGCGACGGAATCGAATGCAAACGTAAAGGCTAAACAAAGGCCCAACGTATTGTTCATCGCCATCGACGATCTGAATGACTGGACGGATACGCTTAAGGGTAACCCTCAGGCCAGAACGCCGCATATGGACAGGCTGGCTTCCAAGGGGATAGTTTTCACCAATGCCCATTGCGCGGCACCCGCCAGCGATCGTAGGAGTCATTCCGAATCTCGCACCAATCCACGCTCACCATGACCACCGGCTTTTCGCCGCCCAGCACGACGACCCCCTTGGCATACAACGGATCGGCCACGCGCTTGGCCTTCCACAACCCACCCATCATCCCGTGCCCAACCGGCACGGTCACCTCCGCACTAAAGGGTGCCACGGCAAATGGCGCGGCCAAGGAAGATATCGTGAGCAGTCCGGAAACCAGCCCGAGGAACAACCCGAATCGCCAATGGATCATGCCCCAGTTTGGCCGCCGCCCAAGCCCGCGGCAAGTGCGGTTTTGCTTACCGATTTTCTAATCATTTTCCCAAACCATTCCAAAACCAAGATCTGAGACGAGGTGGAACTCGTCCCTCCCAATTTCTCTGTGCGCTCGGTGCCTCTGAGGTTAACCTCTGCGCATGCGATTTCTTTTTTTGTGCCTGGCCCTGACGTTAAATGCCGCTGAACGACCGCCCAACATCGTGCTGCTGCTGGCTGACGACCTCGGGTACGGTGAGCTGGGTTGTCAGGGGAACGCTGAGATTCCCACGCCGCACATTGATTCGATTGCCAAGAATGGCGTGCGCTTTACGCAGGGGTACGTGACGGCCGCGTTCTGCAGCGCCTCGCGGGCGGGCATGATGACCGGCCGCTATCAGACGCGGTTTGGATACGAGTTCAACCCGATCGGCGATCACAACGAGGATCCCATGGCCGGGCTGCCGCGCAGCGAACGCACTTTAGCGCGGCATTTGCATGATGTCGGCTACACCACCGGGTTGGTCGGTAAATGGCATTTGGGTGGGCACGCGAAGTTTCATCCTATTCGGCACGGGTTCGATGAGTTTTTTGGATTCACACACGAGGGCCATTACTTTCTTCCGCCGCCGTACAAGGGCATGACCACCTGGCTCCGCCGCAAGGCACTGCCCGGCAACGCGCGCGGACGCTTCACCAGTGCCGATGGCAAGTTGATCTACTCCACCCACATGGGGCACGATGAACCGGCGTATGATGCCAACAATCCCATCGTGCGTGGCGGTCAACCGGTTGAGGAAAAGGCGCACCTTACCGACGCCTTCACCCGCGAGGCCCGCGACTTCATTGAGCGCCATCACGACAAACCGTTTTTTCTCTACCTCGCCTACAACGCTGTGCACAGCCCGTTGCAGGGGGCCGATGCCTACATGAAACAATTCGCCCACATCGAGGATATCCAACGCCGCATCTTCGCTGCCATGCTCGCGCATTTGGATGACAGCGTGGGCGCTGTGCTGGCCGAGTTGCGCAAACAGGGTCTGGAGAAAAACACGCTCGTCATTTTCCTGAGCGACAACGGCGGCCCCACACGCGAACTCACCTCCAGTAACGCCCCTCTGCGCGACGGCAAAGGCAGTGTGTACGAGGGCGGCCTGCGTGTGCCGTTCATGATGCAATGGCCGGGTACCCTGCCCGCCGGCGAAATCTATCGGCAGCCGATCGTTTCGCTGGACCTCTTCGCCACCGCCGCCGCCATTGCCCAGGCCCCGCTCAAGCGCCGGATCGATGGCGTGAATCTCATGCCTTATCTGACCGGCAAAAAAACTGGCGCGCCTCACGCGAGCTTGTACTGGCGCATCGCCACCAAAGCGGCTTACCGCAAGGGTGACTGGAAGATTCTCCGCAACCCGCGCCGTGGCCAGTCCGAGGCTTGGGAGCTGTACCAGCTCGCCGAAGATATTTCCGAAACCAACAACCTCGCCGCCAACCGCACCGACAAACTCGAGGAACTCCGCGCCGAATGGGACCAGCTCAACACCCAAATGATCGAGCCCATCTGGACCCGACCACGCAAGTAACCCCACGGCTCCTCAGTATGCAGGCGCGATGGTTTTTGCCAAAGAGGCACAGCGAGCACAGAGGTTTGGTTTTTGAAATTTCTCTGTGCTCGCTGTGCCTCTGTGGTTAATTTGGCCGCACAAGAATGAGTTTACCCAAAATAGCGGTGACGATGGGGGATCCCGCGGGGGTGGGGCCGGAGGTGTGTTTGCATTTGCTGCAGAACGCCGACCTAGCCGGGCGGTGTGTGCCGATTGTGTTTGGGGACCAGGCAGTGCTGGAGCAGGCGGCCGAGCAGTGTGGCTTGGCGAAGCCGACGACGTACATTAACGGCTTGGCCGAGGCGGAGGGGCCGTGCGTGTTGGATCTGAGCGCCATCGCGCTGAGTGATTTTGAAACGGGCACGATCAATGCCGCCACAGGACGCGCGGGGTACACGTATGTGGAGGACGCCATCAATGCCGCGCTCAGCGGGCAAGTGGCGGCGGTGACCACGGCGCCGCTCAACAAGGAAGCCCTGCGCGCGGCGGGCGTTCCCTTCCCCGGTCACACGGAGATTTTTGCCGCGCTCACGCACGCCCAACGCGCGTGCATGCTGCAGTACTCCAGCGAGGTGCGTTGTGTGTTTGTCACCACGCATGTGCCGTACGCCGAGGTGCCTCGGTTGCTCACGAAAGAACGCATCCTCGACACGCTCGAGCTGGGCGCGCAAGCGATGCGGCGTATTGGTTGCATTAGCGGAACGGAACCGAAGATCGGCGTGCTGGGGCTCAACCCGCATGCCGGCGAGCACGGGTTGTTTGGCAACGAAGAGGAAACGATCATTGGTCCGGCCATCGAAACAGCGCGCGTACGCGGCTTCGATGTCGAAGGCCCGATCCCGCCCGACACGGCCTTTCTGCCTGCCAAACGCCGCGCCACAGATTTTTTTGTTTGTATGTATCACGACCAAGGCCACATCCCGCTGAAAGCGCTGTGCTTCGATGAAGCGGTGAACACCACGCTCGGCCTGCCCATTATTCGCACGTCGGTCGATCACGGCACCGCGCTCGACATTGCCGGCCAAGGGAAGGCTAATCCCAGCAGTTTGTTTGAGGCGGTGAAACTGGCGGTGAAACTCACCGGATCGGCCGCATGATTCTGGTTCTGGCCGATGACCTGTCGGGGGCGGCTGAGTTGGCCGGGATTGCGTTTGCCCACGGACTCACCGCGGAGGTGCAGACGGAGTTGCAACCGCGCACGGAGGCGCAGGTGATTTGTCTGGATACAGACACGCGGCGACTGGAACCGGAGGCGGCCGCGGCGGCGCTGCGGAAATTGACGCGGCGACTCAAGGCGGCTTCGCCGGAATTCATTTTCAAAAAAACCGACTCCGCCTTGCGCGGGAACATCGGGGCGGAGCTGGGTGTGTTGCTGGAGCTCACGGCCCGTGCGCGGGCCGTGTTCGTGCCGGCCAATCCTTCGCGCGGGCGGGTGATTCGCGGAGGCGATTATTTGATTGAAGAGACGCCCCTGCACGAGACGGATTTTGCCCGGGACCCGCAGCATCCGGCGACCACGTCGAATGTGGCGGCGCGGCTGGGGAATGATCCGGCGATCACGATCCCCGATGCCACGAATGAAGCCGATGTGGTAGCAGCGGCGGCCGCGTGTGATGACTTGGTGTTGCCCGCCGGCGCGGGCGATTTTTTTGCGGCCCTGCTCGAGACGCGCGGCCATGCGGCCATGCCGGCGGAGATCACGGCGGCAGCCGGGCCGGCGTTGTTTGTGTGCGGCAGTCTGGCGGCGTGGGGACGCGGCCGGTCCAGCCAATGCGAAATGCGCGGGGTACCGGTGTGCGCCATGCCGGCGGAATTGTTCGGGCAAAGCGACCATCCGGCGGCGCTCCACGCGTGGGTGCAATCGGCCTGCGCCGCGCTGGGCGAGCACGGCGCGGTGATGCTGGCGATCGGACGAATCAAAGCGGTCGAACGCGCGGCGCTTCTGGAAGCGCGTTTGGCGCAGGCGATGGCGATGGTGCTCGCGCAAATGGAAGTGGCGCGGCTGTTGCTCGAGGGCGGCGCCACGGCCTCGGCGGCGTTGTGCCGGCTGAAGTGGTCGCGTCTGTCGGCGGTGGATTTGGCCGCGGCGGATCTGCCGGGCCTGCGGATGGCAGAAGACGGCCCGAGGGTGTTCATCAAGCCGGGCAGTTATGACTGGCCCGATTCGGTTTGGCCCGAGGAAGAAAATTGATTAGCGTGGTGCGCGTTCACCCTAAACCATGAAAACATTGCTTCCGGTCTTTGCCATCCTCCTCTTCAGCTTATCCAACCTGTCCGCGGCCAAGCTGCCCAACATCATGGTGTTTCTGATTGATGACATGGGCGTAATGGACACGTCCGTGCCGTTCCTCACCGATGAGAATGGCAAGCCCAAGCGGTATCCGTTGAACGACTACTACCGCACGCCGGGGATGGAGCGACTGGCGAAGCAGGGTATCCGGTTCAATCAGTTTTATGCCATGAGCGTATGTTCCCCCACGCGAATCTCGATCATGACCGGCCAAAACGCCGCGCGTCATCGCGCCACCAACTGGATCAACCCGCGCGGCAACAACCGCGGGACCAATGGCCCGAATGGCTGGAATTGGCCTGGCCTGAAGAAAGGCGACGTGACATTGCCCGGCGTGCTACGCACTCAGGGCTATAAGACCATCCACGTGGGCAAGGCGCACTTTGGGCCGAATGATCACGAGGGCTCCGAACCCTTAAACCTCGGCTTCGACATCAATGTCGGCGGTGCTTCCTTTGGCGCGCCCGGTAGTTATTACGCGGAAAAGAAATACGGCAAAGGCACGCGGCGCGGGCATCACGCCGTCCCGCATCTCGACAAGTACCATGACTCGGACACGTTCCTTTCCGAGGCCCTTACTATTGAAGCCAAGAAAAACATCACCGAGATCGTCCAAAGCGATCAGCCGTTCTTTCTACACTTCTCGCATTACGCCGTGCATTCGCCGTTTGAATCCGACCCGCGCTTTGCTGCCCATTATGCGGATTCAGGTAAGCCCAAGAGCGCCCAGGCCTTTGCCACATTGATTGCAGGCATGGACAAATCGCTCAATGACATGCTCGATCATTTTGAAAAACTCGGCGTGGCAGAGGACACGCTGGTGATCTTCCTCGGCGACAACGGCTCGGACGCTCCGCTTGGGCACCAACACGCGGTCGCCTGCTCGGCGCCGTTGCGCGGCAAGAAAGGAGCGCATTACGAAGGCGGCATGCGCGTGCCTTTCATCGCGGCCTGGGCCAAACCCAATGCCAAGAACGCTCACCAACAACGCCTCTCCATCCCGGCCAATCGACTCCTGCCGCAGGTGGCCAATGTCACCGACCTGTTCCCCACCCTGCTCCAACTGGCCGACGCCAAGGCGCCCAAGGGCCACACGGTTGACGGGCGATCCATTCTCCTGCCGCTCACCGGCAGCCGCGATCAGCTCGCGCACCAGCAGTTTCTCATGCATTACCCGCACGGCCCGCATCGCAGTAATTATTTTACCGTGTGGCGCGATGGCGATTGGAAGGTCATCTACCACAACTTCCCCAAGACCCCGCCCCTCGGCGGCAAACCCCAATCCGGTGGCGACCGCTACGAGCTGTTCAATTTGGTGAAGGATCCGTTTGAATCCACCAACGTCGCCAAAGACAACCCCGAGGTGCTCCGTAAAATGATGCAAGGTCTGGCGGCTCAGTTGAAACACCACAATGCCGTCTACCCGCAGGATCAAGCCGGCAACGCGCTGAAACCCATCGTGCCTTAAGGTGTAAAAAATGAAAATTGGACTCCTATTCGTGACCCTACTCGCGCTGCCTTTAGCGGCGGCGACGGCGAAATTTGCCGTCAATCCACTGACCGAGGCGCAAGCGCGCGAGTACAAGCTGGACACCGGCTTCTACAAAAAGGCGACGGAGGTTCAGGGCATCCTGATCGTTACTTCTGGGCGCGTGGCCGATGTGGCGCATCACGAGACGGCGTATCAGTTCGACATGCTCATGCGCGGCTTGAAGCCCGAGATTGCCGAGCGCATTCGCAAGAAGCGCGTGCTCTGTCTCCTGATCGGCCACAACGAACTAACCTCCCAACTGCCGCAGTTCGCCACAGACAAAATCGGCAAGGAACTGGACTTTTACAACTGGCGCCGGCGCGGCTTTCTCACGCGCATCGGCACGCGGCCCACCGTGGTGTTCGCCGAGGAAGACGTGATGGAATACGAGGGCGGCATGCGGTTGGAGAGTATTTTGGTGCATGAATTCGGCCACGTCGTGCACGGCGCAGGCTTCGACGACGCCCTGCAAAAACGGCTGACCGCCACCTTCGAGAATGTCGCCAAGACCGGTATCTGGAACGACGGCCGCGCCGCCCAACGTTTTCGCCGCGTGCAAAGCAACAAACCGGTACGGCTGTTGGCGGAATTGAAAAAAGCGTTTCCGCTCGAATCACTGGAATTGCTCAAGCGCGCCCTGAGTGAGGGGGATATTTTGGTGAACGGCAAGAAGAC encodes the following:
- a CDS encoding four-carbon acid sugar kinase family protein, translated to MILVLADDLSGAAELAGIAFAHGLTAEVQTELQPRTEAQVICLDTDTRRLEPEAAAAALRKLTRRLKAASPEFIFKKTDSALRGNIGAELGVLLELTARARAVFVPANPSRGRVIRGGDYLIEETPLHETDFARDPQHPATTSNVAARLGNDPAITIPDATNEADVVAAAAACDDLVLPAGAGDFFAALLETRGHAAMPAEITAAAGPALFVCGSLAAWGRGRSSQCEMRGVPVCAMPAELFGQSDHPAALHAWVQSACAALGEHGAVMLAIGRIKAVERAALLEARLAQAMAMVLAQMEVARLLLEGGATASAALCRLKWSRLSAVDLAAADLPGLRMAEDGPRVFIKPGSYDWPDSVWPEEEN
- a CDS encoding sulfatase-like hydrolase/transferase — encoded protein: MKTLLPVFAILLFSLSNLSAAKLPNIMVFLIDDMGVMDTSVPFLTDENGKPKRYPLNDYYRTPGMERLAKQGIRFNQFYAMSVCSPTRISIMTGQNAARHRATNWINPRGNNRGTNGPNGWNWPGLKKGDVTLPGVLRTQGYKTIHVGKAHFGPNDHEGSEPLNLGFDINVGGASFGAPGSYYAEKKYGKGTRRGHHAVPHLDKYHDSDTFLSEALTIEAKKNITEIVQSDQPFFLHFSHYAVHSPFESDPRFAAHYADSGKPKSAQAFATLIAGMDKSLNDMLDHFEKLGVAEDTLVIFLGDNGSDAPLGHQHAVACSAPLRGKKGAHYEGGMRVPFIAAWAKPNAKNAHQQRLSIPANRLLPQVANVTDLFPTLLQLADAKAPKGHTVDGRSILLPLTGSRDQLAHQQFLMHYPHGPHRSNYFTVWRDGDWKVIYHNFPKTPPLGGKPQSGGDRYELFNLVKDPFESTNVAKDNPEVLRKMMQGLAAQLKHHNAVYPQDQAGNALKPIVP